The Glycine soja cultivar W05 chromosome 8, ASM419377v2, whole genome shotgun sequence genome has a window encoding:
- the LOC114423224 gene encoding disease resistance protein TAO1-like isoform X4, with product MKELSNTPLGAPKFAVGLDERVEKLMKVLQVQSNGVKVLGLYGMGGVGKTTLAKALFNNLLNHFEHRCFISNVREVSSKQDGLVSLRTKIIEDLFPEPGSPTIISDHVKARENRVLLVLDDVDDVKQLDALIGKREWFYDGSRVIITTRDTVLIKNHVNELYEVEELNFDEALELFSNHALRRNKPPENFLNLSKKIVSLTGRMPLALEVFGSFLFDKRRVEEWEDAVEKLRQIRPKHLQDVLKISYDALDEEEKCIFLDMACLFVQMGMKRDDVIDVLRGCGFRGEIAITVLVQKCLIKITDEDNTLWMHDQIRDMGRQIVVDESIVDPGKRSRLWDRAEIMSVLKGHMGTRCIQGIVLDFEEERFYRSKAESGFSTNLQWRSSLRNVLGGIIEQCLCLKNYLHPQAEENKEVILHTKSFEPMVNLRQLQINNRRLEGKFLPAELKWLQWQGCPLKHMPLKSWPRELAVLDLKNSKKIETLWGWNDYKQVPRNLMVLNLSYCIELTAIPDLSGCRHLEKIDLENCINLTNIHDSIGSLSTLRSLKLTRCSSLINLPIDVSGLKHLESLFLSGCTKLKSLPENIGILKSLKALHADGTAITELPRSIFRLTKLERLVLEGCKHLRRLPSSIGHLCSLKELSLYQSGLEELPDSIGSLNNLERLNLMWCESLTVIPDSIGSLISLTQLFFNSTKIKELPSTIGSLYYLRELSVGNCKFLSKLPNSIKTLASVVELQLDGTTITDLPDEIGEMKLLRKLEMMNCKNLEYLPESIGHLAFLTTLNMVNGNIRKLPESIGWLENLVTLRLNKCKMLSKLPASIGNLKSLYHFFMEETCVASLPESFGMLSSLRTLRIAKRPNLNTNENSFLAEPEENHNSFVLTPSFCNLTLLTELDARSWRISGKIPDEFEKLSQLETLKLGMNDFQKLPSSLKGLSILKVLSLPNCTQLISLPSLPSSLIELNVENCYALETIHDMSNLESLKELKLTNCVKVRDIPGLEGLKSLRRLYLSGCVACSSQIRKRLSKVVLKNLQNLSMPGGKLPEWFSGQTVCFSKPKNLELKGVIVGVVLSINHNINIGIPNMQREHMPGVLDVQANVLKQGKTLFSTVLNICGVPRTDEEHIHLCRFHDYHQLIAILKDGDTFCVSKRNPPFDKGLELKQCGVHLIFEGDDDYDGGEESLDKDLQSVSEKLANFFKTYEDESVRNQNELEMMGQEPRSFLVTLRSNFIFLFLIGLFFSLCYIYVLVLLRRDRYI from the exons ATGAAAGAGTTGAGTAATACTCCTTTGGGTGCGCCTAAGTTTGCAGTAGGGCTTGATGAACGCGTTGAGAAGTTGATGAAAGTGTTACAAGTTCAATCCAATGGTGTCAAGGTTTTGGGGTTGTATGGGATGGGTGGGGTTGGTAAGACAACCCTTGCCAAGGCACTTTTCAACAATCTTCTCAATCATTTTGAGCATCGTTGCTTCATTTCAAATGTCAGAGAAGTTTCATCAAAACAAGACGGTTTGGTTTCCCTTCGAACCAAAATCATCGAAGACCTTTTCCCTGAACCAGGGTCTCCCACCATCATCAGTGATCATGTAAAAGCTAGGGAGAATCGAGTTTTGTTGGTCTtggatgatgttgatgatgtaaAGCAGCTTGATGCTTTGATTGGTAAAAGGGAATGGTTTTATGATGGAAGCCGTGTGATAATCACCACAAGGGATACAGTTCTAATTAAGAATCATGTGAATGAGTTGTATGAAGTTGAAGAATTGAACTTTGATGAAGCACTAGAGTTGTTCAGTAACCATGCACTGCGAAGAAATAAACCGCCAGAAAATTTTCTGAATCTGTCAAAGAAGATAGTGTCTCTGACTGGAAGAATGCCTTTGGCTCTAGAAGTGTTTGGTTCGTTTTTGTTTGATAAGAGGAGGGTGGAGGAATGGGAGGATGCTGTGGAGAAGTTGAGACAAATTCGCCCTAAGCATCTTCAAGATGTGTTGAAGATAAGTTATGATGCATTAGATGAAGAAGAGAAGTGCATATTCCTTGATATGGCTTGTTTGTTTGTCCAAATGGGAATGAAGCGTGATGATGTGATTGATGTGTTAAGAGGTTGTGGTTTTAGGGGTGAGATAGCTATTACGGTGCTTGTGCAGAAATGCTTAATCAAAATCACCGATGAGGACAATACACTGTGGATGCATGATCAAATTAGAGACATGGGGAGGCAAATTGTTGTAGATGAAAGCATTGTTGATCCTGGTAAGCGTAGTAGACTGTGGGATCGTGCTGAAATCATGTCTGTTTTGAAGGGTCATATG ggAACTAGATGTATTCAAGGAATTGTGctagattttgaagaagaaagatTTTATAGAAGCAAGGCCGAATCAGGTTTTTCGACGAACCTTCAATGGAGATCAAGTTTAAGAAATGTATTAGGAGGCATCATCGAACAATGCCTATGCCTTAAGAATTATCTCCACCCTCAAGCAGAGGAAAACAAAGAGGTTATACTTCATACAAAATCCTTTGAACCAATGGTTAATCTGAGACAACTTCAGATTAATAATCGGAGATTAGAAGGCAAGTTTCTTCCAGCTGAACTGAAGTGGCTACAATGGCAAGGGTGCCCTTTAAAACACATGCCTTTGAAATCTTGGCCACGAGAGTTGGCTGTTCTTGATCTCAAAAACAGCAAGAAAATAGAAACCTTGTGGGGATGGAATGATTACAAG CAGGTGCCGCGAAACTTAATGGTCTTGAATCTCTCCTACTGCATCGAACTCACTGCTATCCCTGATTTATCTGGGTGTCGACATCTAGAAAAGATTGATCTAGAGAACTGCATTAATCTAACTAATATTCATGACTCAATTGGCAGTTTGAGTACCTTGCGTAGTTTAAAACTGACGCGCTGTTCAAGCCTTATCAACCTTCCCATTGATGTCTCAGGGCTAAAACATCTAGAGAGCCTTTTTCTTTCTGGCTGCACCAAGTTAAAATCATTACCAGAAAACATAGGAATCCTGAAATCCTTGAAAGCACTTCATGCTGATGGCACAGCTATAACAGAGTTGCCCCGGTCCATTTTTCGCCTCACGAAACTTGAACGACTTGTTTTAGAAGGTTGCAAACATTTGAGAAGGCTACCTAGTTCTATAGGACATCTATGTTCTTTGAAAGAATTATCTCTATATCAGTCTGGATTAGAAGAATTACCTGACTCTATTGGATCATTGAATAACCTTGAGAGACTCAATTTGATGTGGTGTGAATCTCTCACTGTAATTCCTGATTCTATAGGCAGTCTCATATCATTgacacaacttttttttaatagcaCTAAAATTAAAGAACTCCCTTCTACCATTGGTTCTTTATATTACCTGAGGGAGTTATCAGTTGGGAACTGTAAATTTCTCAGTAAATTGccaaattcaattaaaacttTGGCTTCAGTTGTTGAGCTTCAGTTAGATGGAACAACCATCACAGATTTGCCAGATGAGATTGGAGAGATGAAATTATTGAGGAAACTTGAGATGATGAATTGCAAAAATCTTGAATATTTACCAGAATCTATTGGCCACCTAGCATTTCTTACTACACTGAACATGGTCAATGGAAATATCAGGAAATTGCCAGAGTCCATTGGATGGCTAGAAAATCTTGTCACCTTAAGATTGAACAAATGTAAAATGCTCAGCAAGCTTCCAGCTTCTATaggaaatttgaaatctctgtATCACTTCTTCATGGAGGAAACTTGTGTGGCAAGCTTACCTGAAAGCTTTGGGATGCTCTCAAGCTTAAGAACATTGAGAATTGCAAAGAGGCCTAATTTAAATACCAATGAAAATAGCTTCCTTGCAGAACCTGAAGAGAACCACAACTCTTTTGTACTTACACCTTCCTTTTGCAATCTGACCTTGCTAACTGAGCTTGATGCTCGTTCCTGGAGAATATCCGGGAAAATTCCAGATGAATTTGAGAAGTTATCACAATTAGAGACTTTAAAATTGGGCATGAATGATTTTCAAAAACTTCCTTCCAGCTTGAAGGGCCTTTCTATTCTCAAGGTGCTTTCACTTCCAAACTGCACTCAGCTGATCTCTCTCCCCTCACTTCCTTCAAGCTTGATTGAGCTGAATGTTGAAAACTGTTATGCACTAGAAACTATACATGACATGTCAAATTTAGAAAGTCTGAAGGAGTTGAAACTCACAAACTGTGTAAAAGTGAGGGATATACCTGGTCTTGAAGGCTTGAAGTCCTTGAGAAGGTTGTACCTGAGTGGTTGTGTTGCATGCTCCTCACAAATACGCAAGAGACTTTCAAAG GTAGTATTGAAGAATTTACAGAACTTGAGCATGCCAGGAGGCAAATTACCTGAATGGTTTTCAGGACAAACTGTATGCTTTTCCAAGCCTAAAAATCTTGAGCTAAAAGGTGTAATTGTTGGTGTTGTTCTTTCAATCAACCATAATATTAACATTGGCATACCTAATATGCAGCGAGAGCATATGCCTGGAGTGCTTGATGTTCAAGCAAATGTCCTCAAACAGGGCAAAACTCTCTTTAGTACAGTTTTAAATATCTGTGGGGTGCCAAGGACAGATGAAGAACACATACACTTGTGTAGGTTCCATGATTACCATCAGTTGATAGCCATTTTAAAAGATGGTGATACATTTTGTGTGAGTAAGAGAAATCCACCTTTTGATAAAGGGTTGGAGTTAAAACAATGCGGGGTTCATTTAATCTTTGAAGGGGATGATGATTATGATGGAGGGGAAGAATCATTGGACAAAGACCTACaatctgtctcagaaaaattAGCCAACTTTTTCAAGACTTATGAAGATGAGAGTGTCAGGAATCAGAATGAATTGGAGATGATGGGACAAGAGCCAAGATCTTTTCTTGTTACACTTAgaagcaattttatttttcttttcctgattggtctattcttttctttgtgCTATATATATGTGTTGGTGTTGCTTAGAAGAGATCGATACATATAG
- the LOC114423224 gene encoding TMV resistance protein N-like isoform X3, protein MPYKSPPESDVTAPTPGAFRLRWDVFLSFRGIDTRDTITKGLYSSLEARGVRVFLDDVGLERGEEIKQGLMEAIDDSAAFIVIISESYATSHWCLEELTKICDTGRLVLPVFYRVDPSHVRDQKGPFEAGFVEHERRFGKNEVSMWREAFNKLGGVSGWPFNDSEEDTLIRLLVQRIMKELSNTPLGAPKFAVGLDERVEKLMKVLQVQSNGVKVLGLYGMGGVGKTTLAKALFNNLLNHFEHRCFISNVREVSSKQDGLVSLRTKIIEDLFPEPGSPTIISDHVKARENRVLLVLDDVDDVKQLDALIGKREWFYDGSRVIITTRDTVLIKNHVNELYEVEELNFDEALELFSNHALRRNKPPENFLNLSKKIVSLTGRMPLALEVFGSFLFDKRRVEEWEDAVEKLRQIRPKHLQDVLKISYDALDEEEKCIFLDMACLFVQMGMKRDDVIDVLRGCGFRGEIAITVLVQKCLIKITDEDNTLWMHDQIRDMGRQIVVDESIVDPGKRSRLWDRAEIMSVLKGHMGTRCIQGIVLDFEEERFYRSKAESGFSTNLQWRSSLRNVLGGIIEQCLCLKNYLHPQAEENKEVILHTKSFEPMVNLRQLQINNRRLEGKFLPAELKWLQWQGCPLKHMPLKSWPRELAVLDLKNSKKIETLWGWNDYKQVPRNLMVLNLSYCIELTAIPDLSGCRHLEKIDLENCINLTNIHDSIGSLSTLRSLKLTRCSSLINLPIDVSGLKHLESLFLSGCTKLKSLPENIGILKSLKALHADGTAITELPRSIFRLTKLERLVLEGCKHLRRLPSSIGHLCSLKELSLYQSGLEELPDSIGSLNNLERLNLMWCESLTVIPDSIGSLISLTQLFFNSTKIKELPSTIGSLYYLRELSVGNCKFLSKLPNSIKTLASVVELQLDGTTITDLPDEIGEMKLLRKLEMMNCKNLEYLPESIGHLAFLTTLNMVNGNIRKLPESIGWLENLVTLRLNKCKMLSKLPASIGNLKSLYHFFMEETCVASLPESFGMLSSLRTLRIAKRPNLNTNENSFLAEPEENHNSFVLTPSFCNLTLLTELDARSWRISGKIPDEFEKLSQLETLKLGMNDFQKLPSSLKGLSILKVLSLPNCTQLISLPSLPSSLIELNVENCYALETIHDMSNLESLKELKLTNCVKVRDIPGLEGLKSLRRLYLSGCVACSSQIRKRLSKVVLKNLQNLSMPGGKLPEWFSGQTREHMPGVLDVQANVLKQGKTLFSTVLNICGVPRTDEEHIHLCRFHDYHQLIAILKDGDTFCVSKRNPPFDKGLELKQCGVHLIFEGDDDYDGGEESLDKDLQSVSEKLANFFKTYEDESVRNQNELEMMGQEPRSFLVTLRSNFIFLFLIGLFFSLCYIYVLVLLRRDRYI, encoded by the exons ATGCCATATAAGTCGCCGCCGGAAAGTGACGTCACGGCACCGACTCCGGGAGCGTTCAGGCTCCGGTGGGACGTGTTCCTGAGCTTCAGGGGCATCGACACGCGCGACACCATCACGAAGGGTCTCTACTCGTCTCTGGAGGCGCGTGGGGTTCGCGTGTTCCTGGACGACGTGGGATTGGAGCGTGGGGAAGAGATAAAGCAGGGGCTCATGGAGGCCATTGATGACTCAGCAGCGTTCATTGTCATCATATCTGAAAGCTACGCTACTTCCCATTGGTGTCTCGAGGAACTCACCAAGATTTGCGACACCGGGAGGCTCGTCTTGCCCGTTTTCTACCGGGTCGACCCGAGTCATGTCCGCGACCAAAAGGGTCCCTTCGAAGCGGGTTTTGTTGAGCATGAACGAAGGTTTGGTAAAAATGAGGTTTCCATGTGGAGGGAAGCATTCAATAAACTTGGTGGAGTTTCAGGTTGGCCTTTTAATGACAG TGAGGAAGATACTCTGATTCGGCTTTTGGTGCAACGGATAATGAAAGAGTTGAGTAATACTCCTTTGGGTGCGCCTAAGTTTGCAGTAGGGCTTGATGAACGCGTTGAGAAGTTGATGAAAGTGTTACAAGTTCAATCCAATGGTGTCAAGGTTTTGGGGTTGTATGGGATGGGTGGGGTTGGTAAGACAACCCTTGCCAAGGCACTTTTCAACAATCTTCTCAATCATTTTGAGCATCGTTGCTTCATTTCAAATGTCAGAGAAGTTTCATCAAAACAAGACGGTTTGGTTTCCCTTCGAACCAAAATCATCGAAGACCTTTTCCCTGAACCAGGGTCTCCCACCATCATCAGTGATCATGTAAAAGCTAGGGAGAATCGAGTTTTGTTGGTCTtggatgatgttgatgatgtaaAGCAGCTTGATGCTTTGATTGGTAAAAGGGAATGGTTTTATGATGGAAGCCGTGTGATAATCACCACAAGGGATACAGTTCTAATTAAGAATCATGTGAATGAGTTGTATGAAGTTGAAGAATTGAACTTTGATGAAGCACTAGAGTTGTTCAGTAACCATGCACTGCGAAGAAATAAACCGCCAGAAAATTTTCTGAATCTGTCAAAGAAGATAGTGTCTCTGACTGGAAGAATGCCTTTGGCTCTAGAAGTGTTTGGTTCGTTTTTGTTTGATAAGAGGAGGGTGGAGGAATGGGAGGATGCTGTGGAGAAGTTGAGACAAATTCGCCCTAAGCATCTTCAAGATGTGTTGAAGATAAGTTATGATGCATTAGATGAAGAAGAGAAGTGCATATTCCTTGATATGGCTTGTTTGTTTGTCCAAATGGGAATGAAGCGTGATGATGTGATTGATGTGTTAAGAGGTTGTGGTTTTAGGGGTGAGATAGCTATTACGGTGCTTGTGCAGAAATGCTTAATCAAAATCACCGATGAGGACAATACACTGTGGATGCATGATCAAATTAGAGACATGGGGAGGCAAATTGTTGTAGATGAAAGCATTGTTGATCCTGGTAAGCGTAGTAGACTGTGGGATCGTGCTGAAATCATGTCTGTTTTGAAGGGTCATATG ggAACTAGATGTATTCAAGGAATTGTGctagattttgaagaagaaagatTTTATAGAAGCAAGGCCGAATCAGGTTTTTCGACGAACCTTCAATGGAGATCAAGTTTAAGAAATGTATTAGGAGGCATCATCGAACAATGCCTATGCCTTAAGAATTATCTCCACCCTCAAGCAGAGGAAAACAAAGAGGTTATACTTCATACAAAATCCTTTGAACCAATGGTTAATCTGAGACAACTTCAGATTAATAATCGGAGATTAGAAGGCAAGTTTCTTCCAGCTGAACTGAAGTGGCTACAATGGCAAGGGTGCCCTTTAAAACACATGCCTTTGAAATCTTGGCCACGAGAGTTGGCTGTTCTTGATCTCAAAAACAGCAAGAAAATAGAAACCTTGTGGGGATGGAATGATTACAAG CAGGTGCCGCGAAACTTAATGGTCTTGAATCTCTCCTACTGCATCGAACTCACTGCTATCCCTGATTTATCTGGGTGTCGACATCTAGAAAAGATTGATCTAGAGAACTGCATTAATCTAACTAATATTCATGACTCAATTGGCAGTTTGAGTACCTTGCGTAGTTTAAAACTGACGCGCTGTTCAAGCCTTATCAACCTTCCCATTGATGTCTCAGGGCTAAAACATCTAGAGAGCCTTTTTCTTTCTGGCTGCACCAAGTTAAAATCATTACCAGAAAACATAGGAATCCTGAAATCCTTGAAAGCACTTCATGCTGATGGCACAGCTATAACAGAGTTGCCCCGGTCCATTTTTCGCCTCACGAAACTTGAACGACTTGTTTTAGAAGGTTGCAAACATTTGAGAAGGCTACCTAGTTCTATAGGACATCTATGTTCTTTGAAAGAATTATCTCTATATCAGTCTGGATTAGAAGAATTACCTGACTCTATTGGATCATTGAATAACCTTGAGAGACTCAATTTGATGTGGTGTGAATCTCTCACTGTAATTCCTGATTCTATAGGCAGTCTCATATCATTgacacaacttttttttaatagcaCTAAAATTAAAGAACTCCCTTCTACCATTGGTTCTTTATATTACCTGAGGGAGTTATCAGTTGGGAACTGTAAATTTCTCAGTAAATTGccaaattcaattaaaacttTGGCTTCAGTTGTTGAGCTTCAGTTAGATGGAACAACCATCACAGATTTGCCAGATGAGATTGGAGAGATGAAATTATTGAGGAAACTTGAGATGATGAATTGCAAAAATCTTGAATATTTACCAGAATCTATTGGCCACCTAGCATTTCTTACTACACTGAACATGGTCAATGGAAATATCAGGAAATTGCCAGAGTCCATTGGATGGCTAGAAAATCTTGTCACCTTAAGATTGAACAAATGTAAAATGCTCAGCAAGCTTCCAGCTTCTATaggaaatttgaaatctctgtATCACTTCTTCATGGAGGAAACTTGTGTGGCAAGCTTACCTGAAAGCTTTGGGATGCTCTCAAGCTTAAGAACATTGAGAATTGCAAAGAGGCCTAATTTAAATACCAATGAAAATAGCTTCCTTGCAGAACCTGAAGAGAACCACAACTCTTTTGTACTTACACCTTCCTTTTGCAATCTGACCTTGCTAACTGAGCTTGATGCTCGTTCCTGGAGAATATCCGGGAAAATTCCAGATGAATTTGAGAAGTTATCACAATTAGAGACTTTAAAATTGGGCATGAATGATTTTCAAAAACTTCCTTCCAGCTTGAAGGGCCTTTCTATTCTCAAGGTGCTTTCACTTCCAAACTGCACTCAGCTGATCTCTCTCCCCTCACTTCCTTCAAGCTTGATTGAGCTGAATGTTGAAAACTGTTATGCACTAGAAACTATACATGACATGTCAAATTTAGAAAGTCTGAAGGAGTTGAAACTCACAAACTGTGTAAAAGTGAGGGATATACCTGGTCTTGAAGGCTTGAAGTCCTTGAGAAGGTTGTACCTGAGTGGTTGTGTTGCATGCTCCTCACAAATACGCAAGAGACTTTCAAAG GTAGTATTGAAGAATTTACAGAACTTGAGCATGCCAGGAGGCAAATTACCTGAATGGTTTTCAGGACAAACT CGAGAGCATATGCCTGGAGTGCTTGATGTTCAAGCAAATGTCCTCAAACAGGGCAAAACTCTCTTTAGTACAGTTTTAAATATCTGTGGGGTGCCAAGGACAGATGAAGAACACATACACTTGTGTAGGTTCCATGATTACCATCAGTTGATAGCCATTTTAAAAGATGGTGATACATTTTGTGTGAGTAAGAGAAATCCACCTTTTGATAAAGGGTTGGAGTTAAAACAATGCGGGGTTCATTTAATCTTTGAAGGGGATGATGATTATGATGGAGGGGAAGAATCATTGGACAAAGACCTACaatctgtctcagaaaaattAGCCAACTTTTTCAAGACTTATGAAGATGAGAGTGTCAGGAATCAGAATGAATTGGAGATGATGGGACAAGAGCCAAGATCTTTTCTTGTTACACTTAgaagcaattttatttttcttttcctgattggtctattcttttctttgtgCTATATATATGTGTTGGTGTTGCTTAGAAGAGATCGATACATATAG